From the genome of Triticum aestivum cultivar Chinese Spring chromosome 3B, IWGSC CS RefSeq v2.1, whole genome shotgun sequence, one region includes:
- the LOC123072155 gene encoding putative disease resistance protein RGA4, producing the protein MATVLEGLVSSSLGKLGQLVEDEVVMTLCVGRDIRKLQHNLETFRAVRQDAEALAMRDEGTKLWWKRVSDVMFNVDDVVDLFMAHSYTRPRSPPCCSMFSCFPKLLLDHRVATRIKDINTELEEIRGTTEMYTPGRPASPPPEITIVDTRQTVRIVEPGVVGTAITRYADSMVQAIVSRCQNNEPSVFGIEGMGGIGKTTLAQKIYWEQSIRKEFQIHIWLCISETYTITDLLKQAIRMAGGKCDQLETDTELLLGLKDTIQGKSVFLVLDNVFLPDVWISRLRLAFMGALKVGVLVTTRSHEVLLAMNTAYIQPVHRMSEADGLMLLMKNSFQHPDGKFRELGLAIVRKCDGLPLAIKAVAGALSSRKTEEEWKKIRDCQWSIDGLPAGVAGALYVSYRNLPHELKQCFLWCALLPPSFDIWRDAVAYWWVAEGFVRKEDGCSIHQTAERYYYELIRRNLLQPKPETVDQAVSTIHDVLRSLGQHLTKDHSLFMNVKKDYSTFMNVENSRALPNLRRLGISSAVEELPALEEHRCLRTLLLFDNKNFKSIRSDTFRKLQHVRVLVLRGTSIQNIPESLGDLVLLKLLDLSYTEINKLPRSIGKLISLEYLCLLGCRELHSLPAGLMGLPNISFLELDQVALHHVPKGIANFQHLYSLRGVFESETGFRLDELRDLHNVRRLWVDKLEKATPRGELVLKNSRNLRELGLQCTSTRYDADELERIQRVYDTLVPSTSLAYLFLVGFPGSAFPEWLLTEPELNMPNLCLMHLNECIPCSVLPPAGQMPELLELKIQGADEVVSIGTELLGKGVASAAAFFPKLELLLIIRMRNLEKWSLNTRDVCDGNHQQFSLMPCLQRLLLLDCPKLTALPPDLSKIVNLKRIHIEGAHELKEVVNLPAVVWLKLKDNRSLMKISNLGKLQDLLVQDCPALDLAESLCSLERLYMIDCPHAQEFRNGLSGEGVLVHIATHGHNIFPGETLYN; encoded by the coding sequence ATGGCGACCGTTTTGGAGGGTCTTGTTTCGAGCTCGTTGGGCAAGTTGGGACAGCTGGTGGAGGATGAGGTCGTGATGACATTATGTGTGGGAAGGGATATCAGGAAGCTCCAGCACAATCTGGAAACCTTCAGGGCAGTTCGTCAGGATGCGGAGGCTTTGGCCATGAGAGATGAAGGGACCAAATTATGGTGGAAGCGCGTCAGTGATGTTATGTTCAATGTTGATGATGTCGTAGATCTTTTTATGGCTCATTCATATACCCGACCAAGATCGCCGCCATGCTGCTCCATGTTTTCTTGTTTTCCAAAGCTTTTGCTTGACCACAGAGTAGCTACAAGGATCAAGGACATAAACACGGAGCTTGAGGAGATTAGAGGGACAACAGAGATGTATACCCCGGGGAGACCCGCATCTCCACCGCCCGAGATAACAATTGTGGATACAAGACAGACAGTTCGTATAGTTGAACCAGGGGTTGTTGGAACAGCTATCACACGTTATGCTGATTCCATGGTACAAGCTATTGTCAGTAGGTGCCAGAATAATGAGCCAAGTGTTTTTGGCATTGAAGGGATGGGAGGCATCGGCAAGACAACACTAGCTCAGAAGATATACTGGGAGCAGAGCATACGGAAGGAATTCCAGATTCATATATGGCTGTGCATTTCTGAGACCTACACCATAACTGATTTGCTGAAGCAGGCAATAAGAATGGCTGGAGGGAAGTGTGATCAGCTAGAGACCGACACTGAGCTTCTGCTTGGCCTAAAAGACACAATCCAAGGAAAGAGTGTTTTTCTTGTATTGGATAATGTGTTTCTGCCTGATGTCTGGATCAGTCGTCTTCGGTTAGCCTTTATGGGAGCCTTGAAAGTCGGCGTCCTTGTCACCACAAGAAGCCATGAAGTTTTGCTGGCAATGAACACAGCATATATTCAGCCGGTACACAGAATGAGTGAGGCTGATGGCCTGATGCTGCTTATGAAGAATTCATTCCAACATCCTGATGGTAAATTCCGGGAGCTGGGGCTTGCAATTGTGAGAAAGTGTGATGGCCTTCCTCTTGCCATCAAGGCCGTTGCAGGCGCTCTGTCTAGCAGAAAAACAGAGGAGGAGTGGAAGAAGATCCGAGATTGCCAATGGTCTATTGATGGACTCCCCGCTGGAGTAGCCGGGGCACTGTATGTAAGTTACAGAAACCTGCCCCATGAACTGAAGCAGTGCTTCCTCTGGTGTGCTCTGTTGCCTCCGAGCTTTGACATATGGCGTGACGCTGTTGCTTACTGGTGGGTTGCCGAGGGTTTTGTGAGGAAAGAAGATGGGTGCTCAATACATCAGACCGCTGAAAGGTACTACTATGAGCTAATTAGGAGGAACCTTTTGCAGCCAAAACCGGAGACCGTGGACCAGGCTGTGTCAACGATTCATGATGTACTGAGGTCGCTTGGACAACATCTGACAAAGGATCACTCCTTGTTCATGAATGTGAAGAAAGATTACTCCACGTTCATGAATGTGGAAAATAGCAGAGCCCTGCCAAATTTACGCCGCCTAGGGATCAGCAGCGCTGTAGAAGAACTACCAGCTCTAGAAGAGCACAGGTGCTTGAGGACACTCCTGCTTTTCGATAACAAGAACTTCAAGTCGATTCGCAGCGACACTTTCAGAAAGCTCCAGCATGTCCGTGTCTTGGTTCTCCGTGGAACAAGCATCCAGAACATACCAGAGTCATTGGGGGACTTGGTGCTGCTCAAGCTGCTAGACCTGAGCTATACGGAAATTAACAAACTTCCAAGGTCCATAGGTAAGCTCATAAGCCTTGAGTACCTCTGTTTGCTTGGTTGCCGTGAGTTGCATAGCCTGCCGGCTGGTCTGATGGGACTACCAAACATAAGTTTCCTTGAGCTAGACCAGGTTGCACTTCATCATGTTCCCAAAGGGATTGCAAATTTTCAGCATCTCTACAGCCTCAGAGGAGTTTTTGAGAGCGAGACTGGGTTCAGATTGGATGAACTGCGAGACCTCCACAATGTCCGGCGTCTGTGGGTTGATAAGCTTGAGAAAGCTACACCAAGGGGTGAGCTTGTGCTGAAGAACAGTCGTAATCTTAGAGAACTGGGACTCCAATGCACCAGTACTCGCTACGATGCTGATGAGCTCGAGAGGATCCAGCGAGTCTATGACACACTTGTTCCATCAACAAGCCTAGCATATCTTTTTCTTGTCGGATTCCCGGGCTCAGCGTTCCCAGAATGGTTGCTTACCGAACCAGAGCTTAATATGCCAAATTTATGCCTAATGCACCTCAATGAGTGCATACCATGCTCAGTGCTGCCACCAGCAGGTCAGATGCCAGAGCTGCTAGAGCTTAAGATTCAAGGCGCAGATGAAGTTGTCTCTATTGGCACAGAGCTCTTGGGGAAAGGTGTCGCCAGTGCTGCCGCCTTCTTCCCAAAGCTTGAACTTCTCCTAATCATTCGCATGCGCAATTTGGAGAAATGGTCCCTCAACACAAGAGATGTGTGCGATGGCAACCATCAACAGTTCTCTCTGATGCCTTGCCTTCAACGGCTGCTGCTTCTTGATTGTCCAAAACTGACGGCTCTTCCTCCGGACTTGTCCAAGATTGTCAACCTCAAGAGAATCCACATTGAAGGTGCTCATGAGCTGAAAGAAGTTGTCAACCTTCCTGCAGTTGTGTGGCTCAAGCTCAAGGACAACAGAAGTCTGATGAAGATCTCCAATCTCGGTAAGCTGCAGGACCTGTTAGTGCAGGATTGCCCAGCACTGGACCTGGCAGAGAGCCTTTGCTCGCTGGAACGCCTGTACATGATAGACTGCCCGCATGCCCAAGAGTTCAGGAATGGTCTTTCAGGAGAAGGCGTCCTAGTCCATATTGCAACACATGGCCACAATATCTTCCCGGGTGAAACTCTCTATAATTAG